Proteins co-encoded in one Acipenser ruthenus chromosome 3, fAciRut3.2 maternal haplotype, whole genome shotgun sequence genomic window:
- the LOC117394375 gene encoding acyl-protein thioesterase 1, producing MASFFRLKSSSKLSVRCMCGNNMSAPLPAIVPAARKATAAVIFLHGLGDTGHSWAEIFAGIRTSHVKYICPHAPVMPVTLNMNMAMPSWFDIIGLGPDAEEDDSGIKQAADNIKALIDQEVKNGIPSHRIVLGGFSQGGALSLYTALTSQQRLAGVVALSCWLPLRSSFPQAAANSVNKEIGILQCHGEADPLVPLVFGCLTVEKLKSIVLPANINFKTYPRMPHSSCPQEIMDIKQFIEKQLPPIS from the exons ATGGCTTCGTTCTTTCGATTAAAATCTTCATCGAAG TTGTCAGTTCGGTGTATGTGTGGTAATAACATGTCAGCGCCGCTTCCTGCCATAGTCCCCGCTGCTCGGAAAGCCACTGCTGCG GTTATATTCCTGCATGGACTTGGGGACACTGG ACATAGCTGGGCAGAGATTTTTGCAGGGATCCGGACATCTCATGTGAAATATATCTGCCCTCATGC GCCAGTAATGCCTGTTACTTTAAACATGAACATGGCCATGCCTTCTTG GTTTGATATCATTGGACTTGGTCCAGATGCAGAAGAAGATGATTCTGGAATCAAACAGGCAGCAGATAACA taaagGCACTCATAGACCAAGAAGTAAAGAATGGGATTCCTTCTCACAGAATTGTTTTGGGTGGATTTTCACAG GGAGGTGCATTGTCTCTGTACACAGCCTTGACTTCTCAACAGAGACTGGCAGGTGTGGTAGCACTAAGCTGCTGGCTTCCACTCCGTAGCTCTTTTCCACAG gCAGCAGCCAATAGTGTGAACAAAGAAATTGGCATCCTGCAGTGCCATGGGGAGGCTGACCCTCTGGTACCTTTGGTGTTTGGGTGTCTTACTGTTGAGAAGttaaaaagtattgtccttccaGCTAATATCAACTTTAAGACATATCCAAGAATGCCACACAGTTCCTGCCCTCAG GAAATTATGGATATTAAGCAATTCATTGAAAAGCAACTACCTCCAATCAGTTAA
- the mrpl15 gene encoding large ribosomal subunit protein uL15m: protein MAVKQFSVLYHVGVDSLPLERDSKMSVPKNTGGKGLDLLRNLPRISLANLRPNPGAKKAEKRRGRGAHGGSRSGRGHKGQRQRGNRPRLGFEGGQTPFYLVIPKYGYNEGHSRRPQYQPLSLNRLQYLIDLGRIDPTQPIDLTQLVNGRGVTVQPLKRDYGVQLVEEGADTFCAKVNIEVQMASECAIAAIEKNGGIITTGFYDPRSLSLLCKPVPFFMRGQPIPKRMLPGEDLLPYYTDSKNRGYLSDPAKIQQARLELARKYGYVLPDVTKDELFHMLTTRKDPRQIFFGLAPGWVVNMAEKKILKPTDEKLLSYYSS from the exons ATGGCCGTAAAGCAGTTCTCTGTGTTATACCACGTGGGTGTCGATTCTCTGCCCTTGGAGAGAGATTCAAAGATGTCTGTTCCTAAAAACACAGGGGGTAAGGGACTGGATCTTCTCCGAAATTTACCCAGGATATCACTTGCAAATCTCAGACCCAACCCAGGAGCAAAGAAGGCC GAGAAAAGACGGGGTCGTGGTGCTCATGGCGGAAGCAGAAGTGGCCGAGGCCACAAAGGACAGCGACAGAGAGGAAATCGCCCTCGACTTGGATTTGAAGGGGGCCAAACACCGTTTTACCTTGTAATTCCAAAATATGGATACAATGAGGGCCACAG tCGCAGACCTCAGTACCAGCCCTTAAGCCTGAACAGACTTCAGTACCTAATAGATTTGGGCAGAATAGACCCCACTCAACCTATTGACCTAACCCAACTCGTCAATGGCAGAGGGGTCACAGTGCAACCACTGAAGAGGGACTATGGTGTGCAGCTAGTGGAGGAG gGTGCTGATACTTTCTGTGCTAAAGTTAACATTGAAGTTCAGATGGCTTCAGAGTGTGCAATTGCTGCAATAGAGAAGAATGGTGGAATTATTACAACAGGTTTCTATGATCCAAGAAGTTTAT cTCTCCTGTGTAAGCCTGTACCTTTCTTTATGAGGGGACAGCCCATTCCAAAACGCATGCTTCCAGGAGAAGATTTGCTTCCATACTACACAGATTCCAAAAACCGTGGTTACCTGAGTGATCCAGCAAAGATCCAACAAGCCAGGCTTGAACTTGCCAGGAAGTATGGCTACGTTTTACCAGACGTTACCAAGGATGAACTGTTCCACATGCTGACCACACGCAAAGACCCCCGGCAGATTTTCTTCGGTCTTGCTCCAGGTTGGGTGGTAAACATGGCTGAAAAAAAGATTCTGAAGCCCACTGATGAAAAGCTGCTCAGTTATTATAGTTCTTGA